CTACCCAAAAACAATTTTTCCCTTGTACTACATATGCCGTCGGTTTGAATGGCTTCTTTAAGGTGTACTTCATAACAATAACCTCCAATTATATGTAATGAATTCAATTAGAGTTTATCTTTTTTTAGCTTTTGGTTCCATAGATATTTAGTCATTTAAAGAAGAGGAATATATAAAGTTCCAATCAAAGCATTAAATATATTGATTATGAGGAGGAGTAAATGTGCCTGAAGTTTTTTGGGTTAAATTAGAGGTTAGAATTGAAGAAGCGATAACTGCTACCAAAGAAGAGGTTCTAAATATAATTAACGTAATCGAAGGAAATATATTAGATGAGAGCCAACAAAACATTTTAACAGAATTCAAAGACATGATAAGAAAAATTGAACCAAATCATATGGAAGAATTTTCTCAGGATATAAACGATACATTCAATAAATTAACGCAGAATATCCAGGATCAATTATTTGAATCTCTAGAACAAATGGTAAGAACATTACATCTTTGTAATAAATTAAGCGAAGAAATTCGTGTTCGCATCGGAGACGCAATTTACTATAAGGGTAAAATGATTCATGTTGATGAAGAAAACACTGTATATATTGATTTCAGCGAACTGGGCGAACCCATGGTTTATAACGCGAAAAATGACGAGCTACGCTTTAAAACCATCATTAATAATGTAATAACAAAAGCATGCGTCAATGTTGCCAAGCAATTGATTAAGGAAAATAAACAAATATTTGAACGGTTAATAGTTTAAACTTTTATCGAAATGATGATAACTGGTAAAAACAGTTGTGCGGTGATTTAATGTATATAGAAAGAGCAAGGTTGTTTTTAGAAAAATTAGATGCATCTGAAATGGATAGATTCGTTCGTCATGTAATTGATCATTTCAAAGATGCTCCCGAAGATGTCGATGAGAGAAATGAATACCGTGAGAAAATTAGAAAAAACATTCGAAACTTCATCAATGGGGCAAATACCTCCAAATCAAACATTGAAGCTTATTTTGCTGCCATAGATAAATTACCTGGCAGGGATACTATATCTGTTTTATCTGGAATTCAACTATCATGGCAAGAAAGTATGCTTAAATCTGCTCTCAATAAAATTCCTTCAAAATATTTCAAGCACTTTGATGATGAAAATATCAGGGATGAGTTTATTAAATTCGTGAGAAGTTCATTATCCATTTGTTATGATGAACGAAAAACTTATTTTGAAAAAAACCTAACCACCTTCAATCAATTCTTGGAGATAAAAAAGAGTAAAAAATAAAGGCATCGGAATTTTGTTTCCGATGCCTTTTCTCTTATACCGAATTATATTTCAGTACAATCCCTAAATAAAGCCAATTAAAAATATTTTTATTCATTTTTCATACAAATAAGCCTAATTTCCTATTAAAAATTTATTTAAACATATTTTCCAATTGGAAAAGCTCCCCGCGTGCTTCTGCCTTGAATCCTTGCTAGCATAGGTTCCAGGAAGGAGGTCCACCATGATTCCACAAAAAACCATTAAACTGAAACCTTCTTTACTATATCTTATTCTCAACAGATTGCTCTTCAAGATGCTTTTGACCAATTTTTAATGGTTAAAGACCTAGAAGGACTTCGTGAAAGAACTCTGAGCGACCACAAAACTCATTTCAAATACTTCCAAGATTATTTGGAAAGAGCAAATATCAAGCTTACCTACCTCGATGAGGTAACACCACAAATTTGTCGTGGTTATGTCTTGTTTATGAAAAACAAGAAGCATAAATGGGACAACCACCAACACTTATCGGAAGTTGATCCTGTAAAGGGGTTGTCCCCTGTCACCATAAATATCCGTATCAGGTCTCTCAAAGCCCAATTTAACTTTTATGTGAAAGAAGGATTTTCTCCTTCAAATCCTTGGGAAGCCGTACCACTTCTTAAAACGGACAAGAGTGAAATTAATGCCTTTTCCAAAGAAGAATTGGCACAGCTTTTAAGAACACCAAACAAATCAACATTTGTTGGTTTTAGAGATTATGTTTTGATGATTGCATTGCTTGATACTGGATGTAGGATTTCTGAACTTCTGTCCATCAATGAAGAAAGTGTTGATTTTGAGGACGGAGTTATCTATATCGGTGCAAGCAAAGCAAAAACTCGATTTGGACGCCCTGTTCCTGTATCCCCTAAAACCATTGATTTAATCAAAAACCTTATAAAGGAAAACCGTATCCTTGAAGATAGAGATAATACAGCTATTTTCATAACTGTAAGTGGAAATAGGTTGACCGATTCCGATGCGAGAAGAATCTTATCAACCTATGGAAAAAAAGCAAATATAAAACATGTTCGTGTGTCCCCACATACCATGAGGCACACGTTTGCTAAGCACTACATCTTAAGTGGTGGTGACCCTTTTACCCTTAAAGAAATTCTAGGTCATTCTACGCTAGAAATGACGAAGAAATATATTTCAATGAAAATTGATGATTTAAAGCATCAACATAATCAGTTTTCACTGATGAAATCAAACGCCATTTAGTTATTAAATACGTTTTTGTCCATTTGTTTATAAAGGTCATCTAGTTCCACTTGTAACACACTGCACAACTTTGGTAAAAAATCTGGTTTTATCTTGGCGTTGTCTTGCTCTAAGTTGCTTAAGTAGTTAATCGATACGTTTAGCTGTTTGGAAACCTCTTTGAGCGTAAGACCTTTATTTACCCGAAGATACCGAACATTTTTTCCAAATGACATCGGAATTCACACCCTTCACCCAATTCAACATTTCACATCTATTATGGGATTAAGGGGAATAGATTATTCAAAAAATTTGATTTTGATTCCTCAAACGAGGAATGTTTTTTGAAATATTTGGCATAATACAAATGCGGGAGAAATATGAAAAAGGTTCCCCTTCATGGAACCTCACAAAATCTTGGTCGATTTTAGTGTATCATATTTCTCCTTTTTTGAAAGGAGAGAAATATTTTAAAGATATGATAAATCTAGATAAAAAAGCAATTCTATTTATTAGACGTTCACTAGAAGAAAAGCATAAAGCCGAAAGCATTGATTATCAAATCAAAATGTGCCGAAAATAGCTGAAGATGAAGGATGCATTGTTGTCGATGTACTAGTCGAGGAAATATCGGCTTATGATAATGATATTGACGACAGACCTGTTCTTAAAGAATTATTAAAACGGGCTCTGCAAGGGGAATTTGACGTTGTGGTTTGTTGGCAAAAAACTCGTCTAGTTAGAGATATGCATGATGAGATATTAATCAAAAATTATCTAATTGATCAAGCGGGTTGCCAAATAATTTTTTCTGACCCAGCAGAATTACCGTATAAACCTGACGATTCTTTAAATCGAATGATGCATATGATGAAGGGATATTTGGGTGAGGTTGAGGTTGAAAATCTTCGAGAAAGAATAAAAGCACACCTTCGTGCAAGAGCTGGAGATGGTAGATATGTCGGTGGAACCTATACAGGATACGAATGGAATAAACATACCAAACGTATGGAACAAGTACCTAGTGAAATTGATATTGTAAGGAAAATTTTTAATTGGTACTTGTACGAAGGTTATTCGACAACACAAATTTCAAATTTACTCAATCTTGAAAACGCTCGGACAAAAAACAATAAGAAATTCTATCCTTATACAGTTTGTAGTATTTTACAAAACAAAATTTACTGTGGGTATTATCGGTGGGGTTTTACAACTTCTAAGCGTAGAAGTAAACCTATTCCAACCGAAGGGTTTGAAATGAGGGTTAAATGGATAGATCCTATAATCTCTCTTGAAGAGTGGGATAAAGTGCAAAAAATCATGGTTGACCGCTCAGGGAAAAAGAGGGGACAAAAAAGAGATTACTCCAGGGTATCTTCGTCTATATTCTTACTCAGCGGCAAAGTTTTTTGTGGCAGTTGTGGAAATCGAATGGCTGCACATAATGGCTCAAAAACTTATGATACAAAGAAAGGAATCGAGCGTACCTCAGAATATTTGCGTTATATATGCAGAAATAAAGAAGTTTCTCATATGTATAAAAAACAAATTGATTCCAAAGTTTTAGACCAGCTTGTCTATAATCATGTTTTAGAATTTGTACAATCTGCAAACAAGGACCTTATGCTTATCAAAGCTAAACAATGTTTAGAGGATTATACAAAAGAAATACGGTATAAAATCCTAAACATGAAAAAGTTCATCTCTAATAAAGAAGATGAATCAGAAAACATTAAAACAAATATGTTTCGGACTTCAAATCCAGAATTGGTGGCTTTATATGAAAGTCAATACCTAAACAATCAGAAAGAAATAGAATCAAAAGAGAAGGCTGTTAAAGAACTTGAAAATGGTCTGAGGGAAATTTGCATAACAGAAAAGGATGTTGATGATTTTTTAGATTTTATTTCATCGTTTGATGAATCAGAGGTTTACCCAAGAGAAAAGATTATCAGGTTATTTGACACTCTTGTGGAAAGGGTCATTGTCACGGGAGATGAGGTCATTATAAAGATAAAATGGGCTATAACTATGGAACAAATTTCAATAGACGATTTATCACCTGTCGAATTTGAATTGAAATTTGTTGTATAATTTAACATAAACCTCCAATTTTATGGGAATAATAAAATTGGAGGTGATTTTTTTGAACAAAGAGTTTTTAGATATCTTTGCAAGACAACTTATCGAATGGAAATATAAAAGTTTACAACAGGAACAATTATTTGGTCGTTCAAACTTGATAGAATAGGAAAATGGAGAAACCGCATAAACAGTTTCTCCATTTTTTATTAGCTAATATTATATTTCGGTATTTCGAAAACCACGGATTAGGGCTGTTTTCCAAATACCGAAATTTTTCATTAAAAAAGAAGGCTAAGCTTTGAGCCTTCTTTTTTAATGAACTAATTGTTGTTCTTTCATTTCATCTAACGCTTGCCGATGTATATTGACTAAGCCATTTACAATTTTGAGTTTCTGAGGAATCTCATCTCCAAAGTGTCCAGGACGTATATATTTTTTTCTGCGTGCTACAATCCCATTTTCTAAATAAAAATTAAATGTAACAACTTTGCTTTTCCTTCGTAACACGAATTCCAGAATCTTAAATAATTTTTCAGGGTGACGAGTAATCATCTTAAATGAGTCTGAAAAGAACATTCCGTTACCATCGGTAACATAGTATAGAATTTTTGCAAATTCTTCATCAATGGCTGGGTCCATCCCACTTATAACATGAATTTTCTTTTTAAAATCCATTTGTCGAGAAGATGGAATTTCTATGTCAAACGGTTCTGCTTTAATTGGCTCATATTTTGAAATGCTTCGAGAGTTCATGGCAAGCTTATTTAACGCAGCCCATGCCACTGGATATTGTAAGGGAATATGTCCGTATGGGTCATTCTCCTTAGCCTCAATCTGTTTACTCTCTTTATTTAGGTTAACTGTCTTGAAATGAACTATCGCTTCTTCTGTCAACTTAATAATGTCATCGTCGGTTAAAACGGTATCATCGCACCACAATGTCTTTGCAGCACGTGTTGTACTTGCCAGATCTTCAATTCTACTGTTACGAATTGCTAGTGAAACTAGAGAACGTACATCTAAAGAAACAGCAGGTCTATAAAAATAAGCTTCTTCTTCTGCCGTTATTAACATCGTTTGACGAAATTCCAGGTCGCCCCATCTTCTAATAATCGAAGTTAACCTATCCTCTACATCCTCAGTTACAACTTTAATCGCTTTTTCGGGTATATCATAACTAGCCAATCGGGGGGTAAGCAATTCTTGTATGTAAGATTTCATTTTTAAATTCCCCTTTGTTTCAATGTTACTTATATTTTCCCCCAAATGTCCTTGTGCATGCGCAATGTATTATGGTGCCCATAATACCAGGAAAGCTTGCATTAGCATTTTTAGTTAAAATCAATTTGATTTTCAAAAAATTACATGCAAGAATTTATATGTTTAGTCTATCTCTTCTGATATACTTTGTTATGTTCTTATTTTCTTTTTATTGGATGGTGAGGGAAATTGTTAGCAGTACAAGAAAAAATCACCTCTAGTTCTCTTTATCAACATGTTGAGAATTCACTTCAAATCATAAATGAAATCCAAGTTTCAGAAAAACTCAACTCCTCCGAAGATAGAGAAAAGCTCTCTATTATGTTTGAAGCATTAAACTTGCTGAAAATTAGGATGGATGCTGCTGATCCAGTGTTGGTATCTAATAATTCGCTAACTAATATGTTTAATCAAATCAATAACTTAACAGGCGAATTAAATGCTTTTAGAAGCAATAAAAATACTGGTCACCTCGATAATGCAATATCCAAAGTAGAAGCATTGCTTCCTTTTTATTCTCAAATCAACTTGCCGATGAATGAGTTAGAAATCGAAGGAATTCGAGATTATATTATTAAATTTCGGCAATCTGTTGGACAACATCTTTCTCACCTTGAAAATGAATTTGAACAGGTGAAGAATGCTCACGTAAGTAATTCAACTAAATTAAATGAACTCTCGACCTCCATTGAAAGCCAAAAAAGCCGTGTTGATACGGTGGTTTCAGAATTCCAAACACAGTTTTTACAAGCTCAAAATCAGCGTCTAGAGGATTTCTCAAAGGAACAAAACGAACGGAATGATGATTTCATTCATAAAGAAAAAGAACGTGAACAGCTCTTTGAGGAAATGCTAGGTGGACACAATGAACAATTGGAAAAGTTATCAAAGGAATTCAGTGAAAATGCTTCTTCAACACTTACCGAAATCGAGGATTTAAAAACCAAAGCAGAAAAGATAGTTAGCATTATTGCTAATTCTGGTGTAGCTGGTGCTTATGATGAAACCTCAAAGAAAGAAGGTTGGACCGCTCTCATTTGGGATTTAGGTTCTGTTCTTTCATTAGGTTTAATTTTGTATTTTGGATACAAATATGTTCTTACTGCTGATTTTACTTGGACACAATTGGTCGCTAGATTGTTTCTTGGCGGTATCGGAGTTACCTTGTTTGGCTATTGTGCTAGAAGGGCAACAAACCATAGAAACGAACAAAGACGTAATCGTCAAATTGCAATTGAACTTGCCTCTCTAGACCCTTATATCGAAAGCTTTGAGGAGAAGGATCAGCATGACATCAAAACTCGATTAGTCGATAAATATTTCGGGAGAGACAGTCAAGATGTGATTGCACAAGACCCCAAAAATACATCTAATAACACAGGAATGGACCCAGCCATTCTTAATAATCAGCAATTTCAGCAATTTGTTGAATTACTTCAACAGCAAATGAAAAATGGAAAATGAAAAAAGCGCCCTGAATTAAGGCGCTTTTTTCATACATTTCTTTGATAATCATCATCATCTTCCTCATCATGAAAATCAATTTTATATCCATTTCCTTTCCTCTCTCCATATACCCACTTTAATGATTTTCTTAGTTTGGATAATGCTGCCTTTATCCTCTTTTTCTGAAATGGACTAACCATTTTGTTCATATTTGGATTTATCATGCCAGATAATCGCTCAATATCATCACAGACACAATTGACCCACTCATTTACATAATCAGAATGATTTTCAGGATTATCTTTCAATAACTCCAGCATGATAATTTGATTTGCATCTTCGTATTTAAACCTACAATTTGATAATGTTTCTTCAATAACCTTTTTCTTTTGTTTATTATCCAGAAATGGATATTCACTATGTTTGATGATTTTATTTAAAGCTCTCGAATCTTCCGTACCAATCTCCCTATTTAACAACCTTTTATATAATACGTTCCGATATGATTTATCACAATCCAACTTAAATATCGTAATAAGGGCGTCTTGACTTCCTTTTGCTTCAGCCACTTCTCTACGGAATTTTTCTGGTATCTCCATTCCTTTACTTTCTCGATTAATAACAGATATCGGCTTATTAATTTTTTTTGATAATTCCTTCTTAGTCATTCCGTTATCTAAGGCTTCCTTTATCAACAATTGCTTCTCAAACTTGGTCTTTCTTTTTTGGTGCATTGTATCTGTTAACATTTCAGTAGCTCTATCGGCTCTTGAGGTTACAACTTCTGAAACCCTACATAACACTGTGATGAACTGACCAGGCTTCTTCTTCATCGCCTCAAATCTACGTATCCCGCTAATAATGATGTATTTCCCGTCAGAATCTGGTCCTTGTACCCTAAGAGGTTCTTTTAGACCTTGATGAACCAAATTATCTGCTAGATCTGTGTCTCCTAACTGAATTCTTCCGACCAAATCAACCTTTAAATCATTAAGGGGTATTAATCTTGTCTCCTCCATCAGTTCACCCACTTATGACATTTTTATTAGGTTTATGATGCAGGAAAATTGTCCTATGACATTTAGGTTATTTCATCTGAATATTCTTCAATTAAGCTTAACAATCGATG
Above is a genomic segment from Ammoniphilus sp. CFH 90114 containing:
- a CDS encoding tyrosine-type recombinase/integrase, with the translated sequence MALQDAFDQFLMVKDLEGLRERTLSDHKTHFKYFQDYLERANIKLTYLDEVTPQICRGYVLFMKNKKHKWDNHQHLSEVDPVKGLSPVTINIRIRSLKAQFNFYVKEGFSPSNPWEAVPLLKTDKSEINAFSKEELAQLLRTPNKSTFVGFRDYVLMIALLDTGCRISELLSINEESVDFEDGVIYIGASKAKTRFGRPVPVSPKTIDLIKNLIKENRILEDRDNTAIFITVSGNRLTDSDARRILSTYGKKANIKHVRVSPHTMRHTFAKHYILSGGDPFTLKEILGHSTLEMTKKYISMKIDDLKHQHNQFSLMKSNAI
- a CDS encoding helix-turn-helix domain-containing protein, with protein sequence MSFGKNVRYLRVNKGLTLKEVSKQLNVSINYLSNLEQDNAKIKPDFLPKLCSVLQVELDDLYKQMDKNVFNN
- a CDS encoding recombinase family protein, whose translation is MPKIAEDEGCIVVDVLVEEISAYDNDIDDRPVLKELLKRALQGEFDVVVCWQKTRLVRDMHDEILIKNYLIDQAGCQIIFSDPAELPYKPDDSLNRMMHMMKGYLGEVEVENLRERIKAHLRARAGDGRYVGGTYTGYEWNKHTKRMEQVPSEIDIVRKIFNWYLYEGYSTTQISNLLNLENARTKNNKKFYPYTVCSILQNKIYCGYYRWGFTTSKRRSKPIPTEGFEMRVKWIDPIISLEEWDKVQKIMVDRSGKKRGQKRDYSRVSSSIFLLSGKVFCGSCGNRMAAHNGSKTYDTKKGIERTSEYLRYICRNKEVSHMYKKQIDSKVLDQLVYNHVLEFVQSANKDLMLIKAKQCLEDYTKEIRYKILNMKKFISNKEDESENIKTNMFRTSNPELVALYESQYLNNQKEIESKEKAVKELENGLREICITEKDVDDFLDFISSFDESEVYPREKIIRLFDTLVERVIVTGDEVIIKIKWAITMEQISIDDLSPVEFELKFVV
- a CDS encoding ParB N-terminal domain-containing protein; translation: MEETRLIPLNDLKVDLVGRIQLGDTDLADNLVHQGLKEPLRVQGPDSDGKYIIISGIRRFEAMKKKPGQFITVLCRVSEVVTSRADRATEMLTDTMHQKRKTKFEKQLLIKEALDNGMTKKELSKKINKPISVINRESKGMEIPEKFRREVAEAKGSQDALITIFKLDCDKSYRNVLYKRLLNREIGTEDSRALNKIIKHSEYPFLDNKQKKKVIEETLSNCRFKYEDANQIIMLELLKDNPENHSDYVNEWVNCVCDDIERLSGMINPNMNKMVSPFQKKRIKAALSKLRKSLKWVYGERKGNGYKIDFHDEEDDDDYQRNV